One Brassica napus cultivar Da-Ae chromosome C2, Da-Ae, whole genome shotgun sequence DNA window includes the following coding sequences:
- the LOC125582300 gene encoding serine/arginine repetitive matrix protein 2-like codes for MRLPIQLSSEEILEVDLEYEKLEKHCFLCFSLCHEKENCPSNREKAITQDISQGISQQNTLRKLEEHHRKHDARKSNSLHSRDRDWDSRELRHNQRSVYSRLQEPERSRYPHLEVSRSFNSRDRDQRYQGEQRGDRGRLPVRDQSSHHSYPSHHRSPTRRASRGPSPSHRSGEDRRNISMSQKSQSSRTPPPRPPREEMILPVAQEQGEVISHSRERISALARIEEGNNHSSGRIPALERLEPPVENNNPSAGRVSALERIEAPTQEPQRTTGLSTSLLARLQDVEV; via the coding sequence ATGAGACTTCCCATCCAACTCTCGTCGGAGGAAATCTTAGAAGTCGATCTCGAGTATGAAAAGCTTGAAAAGCATTGTTTCCTATGCTTCTCTCTCTGTCATGAGAAAGAAAATTGCCCTTCCAATAGGGAAAAAGCTATCACGCAAGACATCTCTCAAGGCATCAGTCAACAAAATACGCTGAGGAAATTGGAAGAGCATCATCGCAAGCATGATGCTAGAAAATCAAATTCTCTACACTCCAGAGATAGAGATTGGGATTCTAGAGAACTACGCCATAATCAGAGGTCGGTTTACTCGAGACTACAGGAACCAGAGAGGAGTCGTTACCCCCACTTAGAAGTATCAAGATCTTTCAACTCCAGAGATAGAGACCAGAGGTATCAAGGGGAACAGCGAGGTGATCGAGGTCGTCTTCCTGTCAGGGACCAATCCTCCCATCACAGCTACCCATCACACCACCGTTCTCCAACTAGGAGAGCTTCTAGGGGTCCTTCCCCTTCTCATAGAAGTGGGGAGGATCGAAGGAATATTTCAATGAGTCAGAAATCCCAAAGCTCAAGAACACCTCCACCAAGACCTCCCAGAGAGGAAATGATATTACCGGTGGCCCAGGAACAAGGTGAAGTGATCAGTCATTCTCGTGAAAGAATCTCGGCGCTGGCGAGAATAGAAGAAGGCAATAACCACTCCTCAGGCAGAATCCCAGCCTTGGAAAGACTCGAACCTCCCGTAGAGAACAATAACCCCTCTGCTGGCAGGGTCTCTGCTTTGGAAAGAATAGAAGCCCCTACACAAGAACCACAAAGAACAACAGGTCTCTCTACCTCTCTCCTTGCAAGACTCCAAGATGTGGAAGTGTGA